In a single window of the Nitrospirota bacterium genome:
- a CDS encoding PD-(D/E)XK nuclease family protein — translation MALSHSRVTRYDFCPRAYRYYYLDGWRPVAKKPALLFGDAIDRGLTALFQRGAEPVAVFEAAWQALKDAGVEWGKRYSWEALLEIGRGVLTRFVAEELPRFSNVAPEHVQRSLSAEVDGVSFVGYPDLYGEVDGLRTLVDFKTAQSVYDAEEVQLNEQLTAYWWLLEANGIPVDRVAFCVLLKLKEPKIAWSFATRTPQDIAEYRAKLALVAADIARGRFPKKTSSCGLWSGCDYRPLCLGNESAIRTHLVLTEEMSDEEIVV, via the coding sequence ATGGCACTGTCGCACAGCAGGGTGACGCGATACGACTTCTGCCCGCGAGCGTACCGCTACTACTACCTCGATGGATGGCGACCCGTGGCGAAGAAGCCGGCGCTGCTCTTTGGCGACGCGATCGACCGCGGCCTCACCGCCCTGTTCCAGCGCGGCGCGGAGCCGGTGGCAGTCTTTGAGGCCGCATGGCAGGCGCTCAAGGACGCTGGGGTGGAGTGGGGCAAGCGATATTCGTGGGAGGCGCTCTTGGAGATCGGCAGGGGCGTGTTAACGCGCTTTGTGGCGGAGGAACTGCCCCGCTTCTCGAACGTAGCCCCCGAGCACGTGCAGCGAAGTCTCTCCGCCGAAGTCGACGGCGTCAGCTTTGTCGGGTATCCAGACCTGTACGGCGAGGTCGATGGCCTGCGCACGCTCGTGGATTTCAAGACCGCCCAGTCCGTCTACGACGCCGAAGAGGTCCAGCTCAACGAGCAATTGACCGCGTACTGGTGGCTGCTGGAGGCCAATGGCATCCCGGTGGATCGCGTGGCGTTTTGCGTCCTGCTCAAGCTCAAAGAACCGAAGATCGCCTGGTCCTTCGCAACCAGGACGCCGCAAGACATCGCGGAGTATCGGGCGAAGCTGGCCCTCGTGGCCGCCGACATCGCCCGCGGCCGCTTCCCCAAGAAGACGTCATCGTGCGGACTGTGGAGCGGGTGCGACTATCGGCCGTTGTGTCTCGGAAACGAGTCCGCCATCCGCACGCACCTGGTACTAACCGAGGAGATGTCGGACGAAGAAATCGTCGTGTAA